From Paenarthrobacter sp. A20:
TCTGGCCACGGCGGGCGTTCAGGTCACCAATAACATCACCCATGTATTCCTCAGGTGTGCGGACCTCAACATCCATCAGCGGTTCAAGCAGAACAGGGTTCGCCTTGCGTGCAGCTTCCTTGAAAGCCATACGGCCGGCGATCTTGAACGCCATTTCCGAGGAGTCAACATCGTGGGACGCGCCGTCAATCAGCGTGGCCTTGATGCCGACTACCGGGTAACCGGCCAGGACGCCGTCGTTCAGTGCATCCTGGATACCAGCGTCAACGGACGGAATGTATTCACGCGGAACGCGGCCACCAGTGACCTTGTTCTCGAATGCGTACAGCTCGCCGGAGGCGGTGTCCATGGGCTCGATCGCGATCTGGATCTTTGCGAACTGACCCGAACCACCGGTCTGCTTCTTGTGCGTGTAGTCATGACGCTCGACTGCGCGCTTGATGGTTTCGCGGTAAGCAACCTGCGGCTTGCCGACGTTTGCCTCGACCTTGAATTCGCGGCGCATGCGGTCCACCAGGATGTCCAGGTGGAGCTCGCCCATGCCGGCGATGATGGTCTGGCCAGTGTCTTCGTTGAGGGAGACCTGGAAGGTCGGGTCCTCAGCGGAGAGCTTCTGGATGGCCGTGGAGAGCTTCTCCTGGTCACCCTTGGTGTTCGGCTCGATGGCAACCGAGATCACGGGCTCCGGGAAGCTCATGGACTCGAGGACGATCTGGTTGTTGGCATCACACAGGGTGTCACCCGTGGTGGTGTCCTTCAGACCGATGGCTGCGTAGATGTGGCCGGCGGTAGCGCCCTCAACGGGCATTTCCTTGTTGGCGTGCATCTGGAACAGCTTGCCGATACGTTCCTTCTTGCCCTTGGTGGAGTTAACCACCTGGGCGCCGGCCTCAACGTGACCGGAGTACACGCGGACGAAGGTCAGCTGACCGAAGAACGGGTGCGCAGCAATCTTGAAGGCGAGGGCCGAGAACGGCTCGTCAGCAGAGGGCTTGCGGGTGAGTTCCTTCTCTTCGTCGCGGGGATCGTGACCGATCATCGGCGGGACGTCGAGCGGGTTCGGCAGGAAGTCAACAACAGCGTCAAGCATCGGCTGGACACCGCGGTTCTTGAAGGCAGAACCACAGAACACCGGGTAGAGCTCGGAGTTGATGGTCATCTTGCGGATGCCGGCCTTCAGTTCCTCAAGGGTGAGTTCTTCACCTTCGAGGTACTTCTCCATGAGTTCTTCGGAAGCCTCGGCCACAGTCTCTACGAGCTGTGCACGGTACTCTTCAGCCTTGGCCTGGAGGTCCGCCGGGATTTCCTGCACTTCGTAGGAAGCGCCCATGGTGACGTCACCCTTTGCGTCGCCAGGCCAAACCAGCGCGCGCATTTCGAGGAGGTCAACAACACCAATGAAGTCGTTCTCAGCGCCGATGGGCAGCTGCATGACCAGCGGCTTGGCACCAAGGCGGGAGATGATGGTGTCTACGGTGAAGTAGAAGTCAGCGCCCAGCTTGTCCATCTTGTTGACGAAGCAGATACGCGGAACGTTGTACTTGTCAGCCTGGCGCCAAACAGTCTCGGACTGCGGCTCCACGCCTTCCTTGCCGTCGAACACTGCGACTGCGCCGTCGAGGACGCGCAAGGAGCGCTCAACCTCAACGGTGAAGTCGACGTGGCCCGGAGTGTCGATGATGTTGATCTGGTTCTTGTCCCAGAAGCAAGTCACGGCGGCAGACGTGATGGTGATGCCGCGTTCCTTTTCCTGTTCCATCCAGTCAGTCGTCGAAGCGCCGTCGTGCGTCTCGCCGATCTTGTGGTTCACACCCGTGTAGAACAGGATGCGCTCGGTAGTGGTGGTCTTGCCGGCATCGATGTGGGCCATGATGCCGATGTTGCGGACCTTATTAAGGTCGGTAAGCACGTCC
This genomic window contains:
- the fusA gene encoding elongation factor G → MAQDVLTDLNKVRNIGIMAHIDAGKTTTTERILFYTGVNHKIGETHDGASTTDWMEQEKERGITITSAAVTCFWDKNQINIIDTPGHVDFTVEVERSLRVLDGAVAVFDGKEGVEPQSETVWRQADKYNVPRICFVNKMDKLGADFYFTVDTIISRLGAKPLVMQLPIGAENDFIGVVDLLEMRALVWPGDAKGDVTMGASYEVQEIPADLQAKAEEYRAQLVETVAEASEELMEKYLEGEELTLEELKAGIRKMTINSELYPVFCGSAFKNRGVQPMLDAVVDFLPNPLDVPPMIGHDPRDEEKELTRKPSADEPFSALAFKIAAHPFFGQLTFVRVYSGHVEAGAQVVNSTKGKKERIGKLFQMHANKEMPVEGATAGHIYAAIGLKDTTTGDTLCDANNQIVLESMSFPEPVISVAIEPNTKGDQEKLSTAIQKLSAEDPTFQVSLNEDTGQTIIAGMGELHLDILVDRMRREFKVEANVGKPQVAYRETIKRAVERHDYTHKKQTGGSGQFAKIQIAIEPMDTASGELYAFENKVTGGRVPREYIPSVDAGIQDALNDGVLAGYPVVGIKATLIDGASHDVDSSEMAFKIAGRMAFKEAARKANPVLLEPLMDVEVRTPEEYMGDVIGDLNARRGQMQSMEDAAGVKVIRAHVPLSGMFGYIGDLRSKTQGRAVYSMTFNSYAEVPKAVADEIIQKTRGE